ataaaaggcaTAGGGAAATGGTCCTTGCAAGTAGCACTATTGAGCTTCCGGTAGTCCATGtaaactctccacccggtcaccgtcctCGTTGGGATGagttcatttttgttatttttaataACGATCATGCCCTCTTTCTTTGGCACATATTGCACCGGACTCACCCAAGGATTATCggcaatggggtagacaaccccgacatccaaccattttatgatttctTGTATGGAAGGATTTAACCTTCTTTGATCCACCACACTAGGTTTTTTCTCGTGCTCCAATTTTATCTTGTGCTCACAAATTCCGGTGGAAATCCCTCGGATATCTGCTATAGTCCAACCAATTTCCTATTTGTGCTCCCTCAAGGTATCCAATAAGTTTTCAACCTGCACATCATTCAACAAAAAGAAACAATTACGAGTAGAGTTTCATTAGAGCCAATAAATTTATACCTTAAGTGCGGTGGAAGTGGCTTGAGCTCAAGTTGTGGCGGCTCGATAATTGAAGGCTTAGCGGGAGGGGTTACTCTGTTCTCTAAGTCAAGAGAAAGCTTCTTTGGTGCATAAATGTAGGACCCAAGACCTTCCAATGCATTCAATAATTCCATGTATCCTTCCATGTCCTCACCATcaaatttttccaaaatagccGCCAATGCCTCACCAAGGCATTCCTCTTCCATCTTCACCTCGACTGCATCTTGTACctcatcaacaataccaatgacTAAGATACTCTCGTATGCATGTGGCAATTTTATACCCTTACTTGCTTGAAAGGTAACTTCTTCGTCATTAACTCGAAACTTATTCTCATTTCGTTCCAAGTCCATCAGTGCCCTCCCGGTAGCAAGGAAAGATCTCCCCAAGATGATAGGGATCTCTTTAACAACATCACAATCGAGAATAACAAAGTAAGCAGGGAGGAGAAACTTCCCCACTTTCATAAGTATATCATCAACTATTCCCACCAGTCGCTTTATTGAACGgtcggccatttgcaacctcatacttGTAGGCCTAGTCATACACAATCCCACTTTATTGTAAATAGCAAGGGGCATTAAGTTGATGCTAGCCCCATTATCACAAAGGGCTCGTGCAAAGTCACGCAATCCAATAGTGCATAGAATGGTGAAGGCTCCCGGGTCCTCTGTCTTTTGGATAGTGGTTGT
This region of Nicotiana tomentosiformis chromosome 4, ASM39032v3, whole genome shotgun sequence genomic DNA includes:
- the LOC104112418 gene encoding uncharacterized protein, whose translation is MFYDILKQLSVNISFVEAFQEMPGFAKYLKDFISKKKTTKNEVVNVTHRVSSIIATTTIQKTEDPGAFTILCTIGLRDFARALCDNGASINLMPLAIYNKVGLCMTRPTSMRLQMADRSIKRLVGIVDDILMKVGKFLLPAYFVILDCDVVKEIPIILGRSFLATGRALMDLERNENKFRVNDEEVTFQASKGIKLPHAYESILVIGIVDEVQDAVEVKMEEECLGEALAAILEKFDGEDMEGYMELLNALEGLGSYIYAPKKLSLDLENRVTPPAKPSIIEPPQLELKPLPPHLRLKTYWIP